GTTTGCACTATACCTGCCCGACAGCACGGAAAACACGCTGCCCGCAGTGATTGCTACTGACGACTGGCCGGTAGAAAAGAACGCCCTGCGTCACATCCGCCTTTTGGGGTATCCGCATCAGTTGGATATCCGGAATCAATCCGGTAAACAGGTAGTGCAACTTTCTGATGCAGTGCGGTCCTCATTGGCAAACCGGCCTGCCTGGGTTTTTAAAATACATCTTAAATAAGAATATACGGTTATGAGACGATGGAAGCTTTTCGTTTTGATTTGTTCGTTGGGATATGTACAGGGACATGCACAACAGGATCCGCAGGATGCGCTGGAGGCATGCAGGCCGCGTATGGGATTACCGCACTTCTTTGCAAAACTTGAAAAAGGTGGTCCTGTAACCATTGCATACCTGGGGGGTAGTATTACTGCTGCATCGGGCGGCTGGAGGGACCAGTCCGCAGATTGGTTTCAAAAAGTGTTTACCAAAGCGCAGATCCACCAGATCAATGCAGGAGTAGGAGGAACAGGCTCTTCCCTGGGCGTTTTCCGTCTTCAAAAAGATGTGCTGACATTCAAACCAGATTTGGTTTTTGTTGAGTTCGCTGTAAATGACGGAGGACCCTATATTCATCAAACGATGGAGGGGATTGTACGAAAAATATGGAAAGACAACCTGGCTACGGATATTTGCTTTGTTTATACACTCGCGGAAAGCATGCTGCCTACACTGAATCAGGGCCACCTGGTTCCATCAATGCTTGCGATGGAGCACATTGCACAGCATTACGGAATACCATCTGTGCAGATGGGGCTAAAAGTATTATCCTTATTAAAAGATCATCAAATCATTTTTCAGGGAAAGCAGGGCGAGGCAGTACCGGCGTTTTCGGGCGATGGCGTGCATCCTCATACGCAAACCGGTCACCGGATTTATACGGAAGCGCTGATTCAGGCCATGCAGCAAATAAAAGGGATCACTCAATTACCTGCCCGAAATCTTAAAAAACCCTATACAACCGATAATTGGGAAGACGCAGTCATGGTTTCGGCTGATCAGTTGTTGCAGACAGGGAAATGGACGAATATTACTCAAACCACAGATAGCCTGGGCGCTGCATGGAAACAACGGTTCCCGCACCTGCTTAGGGCAGACAGCGCGGGCGCTGAGATCCGGGTTTCATTTAAGGGCAGGCTTGCAGGCCTTTATGACCTGGTGGGTCCCGGTTGTGGCCAGTATGCGATTAACATAGACAATGATACCAGTTTTTTGATGCCCCGGTTTGACCGGCATGCCACATACTACCGTTCTCACTATTTCCTGTTACCGGAACTGCCTTCCGGTTCCCATCAAATCACATTTAAAGTATCGGAACAGCTTTTGGATAAACAACGGATCCTGGGAGCCAAAGCTCCCCGCAAACCGGGTCTGGAAGCGAATTTTAAACAACATGCCTGTTTTGCGGGATATCTGTTGCTCTTGGGAACACTTAGCAAATAAATGTATGAATAGAAAAAGAAATAGTAAGGGGTACTGGGCATCTTTAATTTTTTTACTTTACCTGTTAATAACCGTAACCGGTGCCGCTCAATCTATATATCGTGCTGATATTTGCATTTACGGAGCCACTTCTGCAGGAATTATAGCGGCTTATACAGCCAAAAAGCTGGGCCGGTCTGTGATCCTGGTCACACCGGGCACCCATTTGGGGGGATTGAGTTCCGGGGGGTTGGGCTACACAGATATTGGCAATAAATATGTTGTGTCAGGGCTTGCACTGGACTTTTACCGGAGAACCGGCAAGGCTTATGGCAAATTTGAATCCTGGATCTTTGAACCCCATGTCGCGCTCAATGTCTTCCGTCAATATTTGCGAGAAGCACAGATAGAAGTGTTGACGGATTACAGGCTGGACACGGTGGACAAACGTCAGGGCGCGATTAACAGCATCTGGATCAGTAATTCAAAGAATGAGCGATCCCGCATTGATGCAGATGTATTTATCGATTGCAGCTATGAGGGCGATCTCATGGCAAAAGCAGGGGTTTCATATACGGTGGGCCGGGAGTCCGGTGGTACCTACAATGAACAATACAATGGAGTGCAGATCCGTGCCGGTAACCAGTTTCCGAATGGTATTGACCCTTACCGGGTACCAGGCGATCCTTCCAGCGGACTGCTTTGGGGAATCAGCCCTGAGCCTGTGAGGAGAATCGGAAGCGGAGACAGGAAGGTGCAGGCTTATAATTACAGGATCTGCCTGAGCAATGATCCTGCCAACCAGGTACCTATAACACGCCCGCCTGGCTATGATTCCAGCCGGTACGAACTGGCTCTAAGGATCATCAACAAACTGCCCGGTGTTACAGCCCGTAAACTTTTGAAGTTCGATGCAATGCCCAATCATAAAGTGGACATCAACAATAATGGTGGTTTTTCAACGGACATGATCGGTGCTAACTGGGCCTACCCGGACGCGAACTGGCAGGAGCGCAGGAAAATAGAAAAGGAGCATGAATGGTATAACAAAGGGCTCCTGTATTTTTTGGGCCATGATCTGAGAGTACCGGATTCCATTCGTCATTTTATGCTGCAATGGGGCTATCCAAAGGATGAATATACGGATAATGGGCACTGGAGCCCGCAATTGTATATCAGGGAAGCCCGGAGAATGATCGGAGCGTATATAATGACTGAAGCCAATTGTACCGGGGAGCAGGTTGTTGCAGATGGTATTGGAATGGCCGCTTATGGTATGGATTCGCACAATACGGACCGGCATGTGATTGATGGAATGGTAAAAAATGAAGGTGATGTGCAGATCAGGGTTCCCGCACCCTACCCGATTGCCTACCGCTCGATCGTACCGAGGCGTGAGGAGTGCACGAATTTGCTGGTGCCGGTTTGCCTGTCCGCCAGTCATATTGCTTATGGATCGATCCGTATGGAACCGGTATTTATGGTACTGGGCCAGTCGGCAGCAACAGCTGCAGTAATGGCCGCAAATAGCCGGATTGCTGTTCAGAACATTAACATAAAAAAATTACAGGAAATGCTGCGCGACAATCCTTTTGCCGATGGCCGTACTCCTGATATGGTTATCGACGATGAGGACAGCGCTTTTGTGAGTAAAAAGGGAATATGGACCTTTCATAAAGGAGACGGGTATAAAATCGGTTATAGCATTTGCGATACTACAGGAGACGCAGCGATTGTCTACTATCCGCAGATCCCGGTTGCAGGTAGCTATCATTGTTACATTTATGTTACTCC
The sequence above is a segment of the Niabella agricola genome. Coding sequences within it:
- a CDS encoding FAD-dependent oxidoreductase, with amino-acid sequence MNRKRNSKGYWASLIFLLYLLITVTGAAQSIYRADICIYGATSAGIIAAYTAKKLGRSVILVTPGTHLGGLSSGGLGYTDIGNKYVVSGLALDFYRRTGKAYGKFESWIFEPHVALNVFRQYLREAQIEVLTDYRLDTVDKRQGAINSIWISNSKNERSRIDADVFIDCSYEGDLMAKAGVSYTVGRESGGTYNEQYNGVQIRAGNQFPNGIDPYRVPGDPSSGLLWGISPEPVRRIGSGDRKVQAYNYRICLSNDPANQVPITRPPGYDSSRYELALRIINKLPGVTARKLLKFDAMPNHKVDINNNGGFSTDMIGANWAYPDANWQERRKIEKEHEWYNKGLLYFLGHDLRVPDSIRHFMLQWGYPKDEYTDNGHWSPQLYIREARRMIGAYIMTEANCTGEQVVADGIGMAAYGMDSHNTDRHVIDGMVKNEGDVQIRVPAPYPIAYRSIVPRREECTNLLVPVCLSASHIAYGSIRMEPVFMVLGQSAATAAVMAANSRIAVQNINIKKLQEMLRDNPFADGRTPDMVIDDEDSAFVSKKGIWTFHKGDGYKIGYSICDTTGDAAIVYYPQIPVAGSYHCYIYVTPHVQEAADQFRVGLRNGKDMHMVMVNKKEINVSGQTSGEWVPLGKYLLKKGRKFSVRLSPDGRAKMAADAVLLVADH
- a CDS encoding SGNH/GDSL hydrolase family protein, which produces MRRWKLFVLICSLGYVQGHAQQDPQDALEACRPRMGLPHFFAKLEKGGPVTIAYLGGSITAASGGWRDQSADWFQKVFTKAQIHQINAGVGGTGSSLGVFRLQKDVLTFKPDLVFVEFAVNDGGPYIHQTMEGIVRKIWKDNLATDICFVYTLAESMLPTLNQGHLVPSMLAMEHIAQHYGIPSVQMGLKVLSLLKDHQIIFQGKQGEAVPAFSGDGVHPHTQTGHRIYTEALIQAMQQIKGITQLPARNLKKPYTTDNWEDAVMVSADQLLQTGKWTNITQTTDSLGAAWKQRFPHLLRADSAGAEIRVSFKGRLAGLYDLVGPGCGQYAINIDNDTSFLMPRFDRHATYYRSHYFLLPELPSGSHQITFKVSEQLLDKQRILGAKAPRKPGLEANFKQHACFAGYLLLLGTLSK